A region from the Stutzerimonas stutzeri genome encodes:
- a CDS encoding DUF3108 domain-containing protein: MRRALLLALAVLALPVQALELKPFSASYTADWKQVPVSGTAQRSLEKLDGDTWQLDFEASMLVASFNERSTFKVEGDTFIPQKYRLKRSGLGKGKVIKHDFDWAAKQVVGEDRGDPIKLPLNRGLLDKSTYQIALQQAVAAGEKSMSYQVVDGDEIETYDFRVLGEEKVSTKAGQVDAIKVERVRDPTQSKRQTILWFATDWDYLLVRLHQVEKDGKEYQIMLDEGTVGGKAVKGD; this comes from the coding sequence ATGCGTCGCGCCTTGCTGCTCGCTCTCGCCGTACTGGCTCTGCCGGTCCAGGCTCTAGAGCTCAAGCCCTTCTCCGCCAGCTACACCGCCGACTGGAAACAGGTGCCGGTCAGTGGCACCGCCCAGCGCAGCCTGGAAAAGCTCGACGGTGATACCTGGCAGCTGGATTTCGAAGCCTCCATGTTGGTGGCCAGCTTCAACGAGCGCAGCACCTTCAAGGTCGAAGGCGATACCTTCATTCCGCAGAAGTATCGGCTCAAGCGCAGCGGGCTCGGCAAAGGCAAGGTCATCAAGCACGACTTCGACTGGGCCGCGAAGCAGGTCGTCGGAGAAGACCGTGGTGATCCCATCAAGCTGCCGCTCAACCGCGGCCTGCTGGACAAATCCACCTACCAGATCGCCCTTCAGCAGGCCGTAGCGGCCGGCGAGAAGAGCATGAGCTATCAGGTCGTCGACGGGGATGAAATCGAAACCTACGATTTCCGTGTCCTCGGCGAAGAGAAGGTCAGTACCAAAGCCGGGCAGGTGGATGCGATCAAGGTCGAACGCGTGCGTGACCCGACCCAGAGCAAGCGTCAGACGATTCTCTGGTTCGCCACCGACTGGGATTACCTGCTGGTCCGCCTGCATCAGGTGGAAAAGGACGGCAAGGAATACCAGATCATGCTTGATGAAGGCACCGTCGGCGGCAAAGCCGTGAAAGGTGACTGA
- a CDS encoding ArsC family reductase, translated as MPERNNGLCLYGIKACDTMKKARTWLDQQGLSYTFHDYKSAGIDRAHLQAWCEEHGWQTVLNRAGTTFRKLDDAQKADLDQAKAIELMLAQPSMIKRPVLDLGDKTLIGFKPDTYAAELAVKN; from the coding sequence ATGCCTGAACGAAACAACGGACTGTGCCTGTATGGCATCAAGGCGTGCGACACGATGAAAAAGGCCCGTACCTGGCTCGACCAGCAGGGGCTGAGCTATACCTTTCACGACTACAAGAGCGCTGGTATCGACCGCGCCCACCTCCAAGCCTGGTGCGAAGAGCATGGCTGGCAGACCGTACTCAACCGTGCCGGCACCACCTTCCGCAAACTGGACGATGCGCAGAAAGCCGATCTTGACCAAGCCAAGGCCATCGAATTGATGCTGGCCCAGCCGTCGATGATCAAGCGTCCGGTCCTCGACCTCGGCGACAAGACGCTGATCGGTTTCAAGCCGGATACCTACGCTGCCGAGCTGGCAGTCAAGAACTGA
- the dapD gene encoding 2,3,4,5-tetrahydropyridine-2,6-dicarboxylate N-succinyltransferase produces MSNSLFSLAFGVGTQNRQGTWLEVFYAQPLLRPAGELVDAIAPLLGYQGGNQAISISTTQAAQLADALKSIDATQHALLTRLAESQRPLVVTLLAEDAALTSTPEAYLKLHLISHRLVKPHGLNLTGIFPLLPNVAWTNQGAVDLAELAERQLEARLKGYLLEVVSVDKFPKMTDYVVPAGVRIADSARIRLGAYVGEGTTVMHEGFINFNAGTEGPGMIEGRVSAGVFVGKGSDLGGGCSTMGTLSGGGNIVISVGEGCLIGANAGIGIPLGDRNTVESGLYITAGTKVNLLDEQGELVKVVKARELAGQTDLLFRRNSLTGAVECKTHKSAIELNEALHAHN; encoded by the coding sequence ATGAGCAACTCCCTCTTCAGCCTGGCGTTCGGCGTCGGCACCCAGAACCGTCAGGGCACCTGGCTGGAAGTCTTCTACGCGCAGCCGTTGCTGCGCCCGGCCGGTGAGCTGGTCGATGCCATCGCACCGCTGCTCGGCTATCAAGGCGGCAACCAGGCGATCTCCATCAGCACCACCCAGGCCGCGCAGCTGGCCGATGCGCTGAAGTCGATCGACGCCACCCAGCACGCGCTACTCACGCGCCTGGCCGAAAGCCAGCGCCCTCTGGTGGTGACCCTGCTGGCCGAAGATGCCGCGCTGACCTCAACGCCCGAGGCCTACCTCAAGCTGCACCTGATCTCCCATCGCCTGGTCAAGCCGCATGGCCTGAACCTGACCGGCATCTTCCCGCTGCTGCCCAACGTAGCCTGGACCAACCAGGGCGCGGTGGACCTGGCCGAACTGGCCGAACGCCAGCTTGAGGCACGCCTGAAGGGTTACCTGCTGGAAGTCGTCTCGGTCGACAAATTCCCGAAAATGACCGACTACGTGGTCCCGGCCGGCGTCCGTATCGCCGACAGCGCCCGGATCCGCCTCGGTGCCTACGTCGGCGAAGGCACTACCGTGATGCATGAAGGCTTCATCAACTTCAATGCCGGCACCGAAGGTCCGGGCATGATCGAAGGCCGCGTTTCGGCAGGTGTATTCGTCGGCAAGGGCTCGGATCTGGGCGGCGGTTGCTCGACCATGGGCACCCTGTCCGGCGGCGGCAACATCGTCATTTCCGTGGGCGAAGGTTGCCTGATCGGCGCCAACGCCGGCATCGGCATTCCGCTGGGTGACCGCAACACCGTCGAGTCAGGCCTGTACATCACCGCAGGTACCAAGGTGAACCTGCTCGACGAACAAGGCGAACTGGTCAAGGTGGTCAAGGCCCGTGAACTGGCCGGCCAGACCGACCTGCTGTTCCGCCGCAATTCGCTGACCGGCGCGGTCGAATGCAAAACGCACAAGTCCGCGATCGAGCTGAACGAAGCACTGCACGCGCACAACTAA
- the dapC gene encoding succinyldiaminopimelate transaminase: MNDDLSLLQPYPFEKLRTLLAGAQPPVEKRPIALSIGEPKHPSPDFVAQALAANLDQLAVYPSTLGIPALRESIARWAEKRFGVAPGGIDPARHVLPVNGTREALFAFTQAVVNRGTDALVVSPNPFYQIYEGATLLAGATPHYLPCTAENGFNPDFDAVSASTWQRTQILFLCSPGNPTGALVPLDTLKKLIALADQHDFVIAADECYSELYFDEEQPPAGLLTACAALGRDDFKRCVVFHSLSKRSNLPGLRSGFVAGDAEILKAFLLYRTYHGCAMPVQTQLASIAAWSDEEHVQANRQLYREKFDAVLDILTPVMDVQRPDGGFYLWPKTPVDDQQFTRELFAREHVTVVPGSYLSREVHGVSPGAGRVRMALVAPLADCVEAAERIRAFIATL, from the coding sequence ATGAATGATGACCTTTCCCTCCTGCAGCCCTATCCATTCGAGAAGCTGCGCACCTTGCTCGCTGGCGCCCAGCCGCCGGTCGAGAAGCGCCCGATAGCCTTGTCGATCGGGGAGCCGAAGCACCCTTCCCCCGATTTCGTCGCCCAGGCGCTGGCCGCCAATCTCGATCAACTGGCGGTTTACCCTTCCACGCTCGGCATACCGGCGCTGCGCGAATCGATCGCCCGCTGGGCCGAGAAGCGCTTCGGCGTCGCACCTGGCGGCATCGACCCGGCCCGCCATGTGCTGCCGGTCAACGGCACCCGTGAAGCCCTGTTCGCATTCACCCAGGCCGTAGTCAACCGCGGCACCGATGCGCTGGTGGTCAGCCCGAATCCTTTCTATCAGATATACGAAGGCGCCACGCTGCTGGCCGGTGCCACGCCGCACTACCTGCCCTGCACAGCCGAGAACGGTTTCAACCCCGATTTCGATGCGGTCTCGGCCAGCACATGGCAACGCACTCAAATCCTTTTCCTTTGCTCGCCCGGCAACCCGACCGGTGCGCTGGTGCCCCTCGACACACTGAAGAAACTGATCGCCCTGGCCGACCAGCATGATTTCGTCATCGCTGCGGACGAGTGCTATAGCGAGCTGTATTTCGATGAGGAGCAACCGCCGGCGGGACTACTCACCGCCTGCGCCGCACTTGGGCGCGATGATTTCAAGCGCTGTGTGGTCTTCCACAGCCTCTCCAAGCGCTCCAACCTGCCTGGGTTGCGCTCCGGATTCGTCGCTGGCGATGCCGAGATCCTCAAGGCGTTCCTGCTCTACCGCACCTACCACGGCTGCGCCATGCCGGTGCAGACACAGTTGGCCAGCATCGCCGCCTGGAGCGATGAAGAGCACGTCCAGGCCAACCGACAGCTCTACCGCGAGAAATTCGACGCCGTGCTGGACATCCTTACCCCGGTAATGGACGTGCAGCGCCCCGATGGCGGCTTCTATCTCTGGCCAAAAACGCCTGTCGACGACCAGCAATTCACCCGCGAGCTGTTCGCCCGTGAGCACGTTACCGTGGTGCCGGGTTCTTACCTGTCGCGCGAGGTACACGGCGTCAGCCCTGGAGCAGGGCGGGTGCGCATGGCGCTGGTCGCGCCGCTGGCCGATTGCGTCGAGGCCGCTGAGCGCATTCGCGCCTTCATTGCCACGCTATGA
- a CDS encoding COG3650 family protein, which produces MTCYRALMFALLPVFAGCQSMPWNHQPPGQPIERLQGEVTRSEGKLLLRTCQGERQVELLDSQATGFGDDAQALWADGSAPLFADVRGRLVSRANGNAQLQLTQIYRLEGDGHGCNAREFDQLTLRAGGHEPGWSMRITNQGMLLQRPDQPPLALPFLEEQLPGGQTSFSSEANNQRLDLWVAPQRCVDSATGAVTHLTAELRLDDQTLRGCAYYGGARSE; this is translated from the coding sequence ATGACTTGCTACCGCGCCCTGATGTTCGCCCTGCTGCCGGTTTTCGCAGGCTGCCAATCCATGCCCTGGAACCATCAACCGCCCGGGCAACCGATCGAACGGCTACAGGGTGAGGTCACGCGTAGCGAGGGCAAGCTCTTGCTGCGCACCTGCCAGGGCGAGCGACAGGTAGAGCTACTCGACTCGCAAGCGACGGGTTTCGGTGACGATGCACAAGCGCTGTGGGCTGACGGCAGCGCGCCCTTATTCGCCGACGTCCGTGGCCGACTGGTCTCACGAGCCAACGGCAACGCACAGCTGCAATTGACCCAGATCTACCGCCTCGAGGGCGATGGCCACGGCTGCAACGCCCGCGAGTTCGACCAGCTCACCCTCCGTGCTGGCGGCCACGAGCCGGGCTGGAGTATGCGGATCACGAATCAAGGCATGCTGCTCCAACGCCCGGATCAGCCCCCCTTGGCCCTTCCCTTTCTGGAAGAACAGTTGCCGGGCGGGCAAACCAGCTTTAGCAGCGAGGCGAACAACCAGCGCCTCGATCTATGGGTAGCTCCGCAACGCTGCGTCGACAGCGCCACCGGCGCGGTCACCCACCTGACAGCCGAGCTGCGCCTGGACGACCAGACCCTGCGCGGCTGCGCCTATTACGGTGGTGCACGTAGCGAATGA
- the purN gene encoding phosphoribosylglycinamide formyltransferase, with amino-acid sequence MSATCNIVVLISGSGSNLQALIDSLDADNPARICAVVSNRAEAFGLQRAQAAGIATHLVRHKDYADREAFDAALMDIIDTHQPNLVVLAGFMRILTPGFVRHFQGRLLNIHPSLLPKYKGLDTHRRALDAGDCEHGCSVHFVTEELDGGPVAIQAAFTVEPGDSIDKLTERVHAAEHVIYPLAVRWFAEGRLRLAEQGAMLDETLLPATGHLLRI; translated from the coding sequence ATGAGCGCGACCTGCAACATCGTTGTGCTCATATCGGGATCGGGCAGCAACCTGCAGGCCCTGATCGACAGCCTCGACGCCGACAACCCGGCACGCATCTGCGCGGTTGTTTCCAATCGTGCAGAAGCCTTCGGACTGCAACGCGCGCAGGCTGCGGGCATTGCCACGCACTTGGTACGGCACAAGGACTACGCCGACCGGGAAGCCTTCGATGCGGCGTTGATGGATATCATCGACACGCATCAGCCAAATCTGGTGGTGCTGGCGGGGTTCATGCGTATCCTCACCCCCGGCTTCGTGCGCCACTTCCAGGGCCGGTTGCTCAACATACACCCGTCGCTGTTGCCGAAATACAAAGGTCTGGATACCCATCGCCGGGCGCTGGATGCTGGCGATTGCGAGCATGGCTGCAGCGTCCATTTCGTCACCGAGGAACTCGATGGTGGCCCCGTGGCCATTCAGGCTGCGTTTACCGTCGAGCCCGGCGACAGCATCGACAAACTCACCGAGCGGGTGCATGCGGCCGAGCATGTCATCTATCCTCTGGCCGTTCGCTGGTTCGCCGAGGGCCGCTTGCGCCTCGCCGAACAAGGCGCGATGCTGGACGAAACCCTGCTGCCGGCTACCGGCCATCTGTTACGAATCTAG
- a CDS encoding thioredoxin family protein produces the protein MAMNETYTASAPSREEIDALDGFTLIEFGTDWCGHCRAAQAPLASVLAGKQLRHLKIEDGPGRPLGRSFRVKLWPTLILMRNGEELGRVVRPTSAQPIEALLRNIEGATSG, from the coding sequence ATGGCCATGAACGAGACCTATACCGCCAGCGCACCTTCACGAGAAGAAATCGACGCCCTCGACGGCTTCACCCTTATCGAATTCGGTACCGACTGGTGCGGTCACTGTCGCGCCGCGCAGGCGCCATTGGCCAGTGTTCTGGCCGGCAAGCAGCTGCGTCATCTGAAGATCGAGGATGGCCCGGGACGTCCACTCGGGCGCTCATTCCGCGTCAAACTCTGGCCGACCCTGATCCTGATGCGTAACGGCGAAGAACTGGGCCGCGTGGTCCGCCCGACCAGCGCCCAGCCGATCGAGGCGCTGCTGCGTAACATCGAGGGCGCGACAAGCGGCTGA